Part of the Sphingobium lignivorans genome is shown below.
AGCAGCGCGATGCCACTCAGGCGCCGGACGAGATCCAGCATTTCCCACCACAGATTGTGATCGAGCGCGGCCAGCGCGCGCCGGGCCAGCACGGCGAGCAGATTGACCGCCGTGATGCCATAGAAGGCCAGGAATAGCACCGGCCGCCCGGTCTCGATGAGGCCGGACGCCATGGCCGCCCCGAGCAGCGCGCCCCCAATCAGCACGATCCCCGTCATCGTCCAGGCCAGCGCGCTGATCTCTTCGTTGCGGAAGTCTCCTTCCCCCGCGACCCGCGCGCGACGCAGCCGGCTGTAGACGATGGAGGAAAGACCAAGCTCGGCCGAGACGGTGAAGTTGGCGAAGGCGACGAGGACCAGGAAGGCGCGGAACTCACCGATCGGCAGCAGCCGCACGAACACGAAGGTGACGACAAAGCCCCACGCCATCGCCAGCGCGACATTGGCGAGCTTGGCGGCCGCCAGCAATCCCGGGCGCCGCTCGAGCCGGCCGGAATGGGCGACGAGGCTGTCGATCACCGCCCCATGTCCATCATTCCGGGCGGGACGCCCGGAACAGCGTGTCGCCCAGGGCCATGCGGCGCACTTGCTGGGGGGCAAGCGACCGCGCATCGATCAGTTCGACGCGGAAGCCCGCCGCGGCGATGCGGTCGGCAAAGTCACGCCCATATTGCCGCACATGGTCCCACTGGCCGAAGCGACGCTCCCGCTCGCGCGGCGACAGATCGTCCGGCCCGTCCTCGCTCGGCTTTTCCCACAGGGGCACCAGCAGCCATGCCTCGCCGGCCGGCTGCAAGGCGCGGAACAGGTTGCGCAGAACCACTTTGTCGTCGGGCACATGCTCCATCACATGGCTGGCATAGATGCGGTCGAACCGGCTCTCGTCGGTCATCGCCATGAGGTCGAGCTGCTGCATGTCCGGCACGTCATAGCGCGCGGGATCGATGTCGGCGGGCACATAGTCACCCGCGCCGGCGGAGAAGCGCTTGACGAGGCTCGCCTCGTTGGGTGCGCAATGAAGGATGGTCGCGCCGGGTGGAATCGTGATGATGCCGGCATCGAGCAAGGCATGCATCAGCCGCTCGCGCGGACTGGCTCCGCAGGCGATGCAACCCCACTCCGCTTCCGCGCCATATCGGAAGAAACCGACGACCTCCCTGCGGCAGGCCGGACAATGCCGGTCGCGCCGCGCGCCCAGCGCCGCGCGGGCGCGCAACGCGGCGCGCGAGATGTGCTTTCCGGCAGCCTTGAGGACGCGCTGGGTCGTGATCATCCGGCCAGCCTATACAGCGAAGAATCGCGAATGCGAGCCTAACCGGCGGTAAAATCAGTCGCGCGATTTCGCGGGTGTCCAGGTCGTGAAAGTCTGGCCGCGCATCGCCATGCGGATGCCCCGGAACGTGGCGACATAAGCGAGCAGCAGGTCCATCAGCGCGGCGAGCGGCCCGCGCCGCGCCATGCTGCCCAGCATCAGGCCCATGATCGCCGCCGCACCAAGCGCGATCGCGGCGAGGGGCTCCAGCCGCCACGCCAGCAACAGTGCCGCCGCACCGCCGATCACCATCCAGGGCAGGCCGAACCAGCGCACGAGCTTGCGCGAGCCATATTTGAAGCGGTCGAGCCGGCTCATCCGCGCCAGCCCGGGGCGCAGATGGCAATGGGTGTGCCAGCTTCGCGCGGCGATCCGGATCTTGCGGCGATACTCGTCCTCCCGACGCGCCACCATCATTTCGCGCGCGAGAACGTCCCGCGCCTTGACGAGCCGCCTGCCCGCGAAGACGACCGCCATGGAGACCGTCAGGTCGTCCAGCACGCTGTCCGGGAAATCCGGGTAAAGATCGCGGCGGATCGAGAAGATGGACCCATCCGCGCCCATCACGTTACCGGTACGCGATTCGAGATCCTTGAGCTTTTCCTCCAGCCGCCAGTAG
Proteins encoded:
- a CDS encoding class I SAM-dependent methyltransferase; translation: MITTQRVLKAAGKHISRAALRARAALGARRDRHCPACRREVVGFFRYGAEAEWGCIACGASPRERLMHALLDAGIITIPPGATILHCAPNEASLVKRFSAGAGDYVPADIDPARYDVPDMQQLDLMAMTDESRFDRIYASHVMEHVPDDKVVLRNLFRALQPAGEAWLLVPLWEKPSEDGPDDLSPRERERRFGQWDHVRQYGRDFADRIAAAGFRVELIDARSLAPQQVRRMALGDTLFRASRPE
- a CDS encoding glycosyltransferase, with protein sequence MTLLDMTLLAIILLAAILLLWPFVFYPLVLRLLPARPVRLTEQTGVPSASLLFCAYDEAASLPAKIDNLRTLKARCPGLEILAFDDGSSDGTGELLAQARDVLTLVRGPGRSGKAHGMKRLAAMARGDILIFTDANVLLAEDAIEKLLPYYTDPAVGGVLGSLRYEGAGTSASASVGALYWRLEEKLKDLESRTGNVMGADGSIFSIRRDLYPDFPDSVLDDLTVSMAVVFAGRRLVKARDVLAREMMVARREDEYRRKIRIAARSWHTHCHLRPGLARMSRLDRFKYGSRKLVRWFGLPWMVIGGAAALLLAWRLEPLAAIALGAAAIMGLMLGSMARRGPLAALMDLLLAYVATFRGIRMAMRGQTFTTWTPAKSRD